The following proteins are co-located in the bacterium genome:
- a CDS encoding TAXI family TRAP transporter solute-binding subunit, giving the protein MKRYLVRIGAVLLALSWVMGSGPAHAQKFLVIGGGSATGVYYQVALHVCKLVNKSLKSEGYTCIGRPALGSVFNVNAIRRGLLNFGVAQSDRNWQAYHGKADWDKKPYTGLRSVFSVHAETVMLVTRAGSSIKSVNDLRGKRVNIGNPGSGQRGNAMDILRIHKIDVKKDIRAEGLQ; this is encoded by the coding sequence ATGAAAAGATATCTGGTGAGGATCGGGGCTGTTTTGTTGGCGCTTTCGTGGGTGATGGGGTCGGGGCCGGCCCACGCCCAGAAGTTCCTGGTGATCGGGGGCGGCTCCGCCACCGGCGTCTACTACCAGGTGGCCCTCCATGTCTGCAAACTGGTGAACAAGAGCCTGAAATCCGAGGGATACACCTGTATCGGCCGGCCGGCCCTGGGCTCGGTTTTCAACGTCAACGCCATCCGGCGGGGGCTGCTGAACTTCGGGGTGGCCCAATCGGACCGCAACTGGCAGGCCTACCACGGAAAGGCCGACTGGGATAAGAAGCCCTACACGGGGCTTCGAAGCGTCTTCAGCGTGCATGCCGAGACGGTCATGCTGGTCACGCGGGCGGGCTCTTCCATTAAATCGGTGAACGATCTTCGCGGGAAGCGCGTGAACATCGGGAACCCGGGCTCCGGCCAGCGCGGAAACGCGATGGACATCCTGCGCATCCACAAGATTGACGTGAAAAAAGATATCCGAGCCGAGGGTCTTCAG